The Puntigrus tetrazona isolate hp1 chromosome 3, ASM1883169v1, whole genome shotgun sequence nucleotide sequence TgaaaagttaataaatgaattcaagtttaaaaagaagacaacccacacacaaaaacaggCTCCATCTTAAACATTTCACGCTCTAGTGCGTTTCACAAATAATATCTCACGCCATTATGAGCGCATATGCATGTGAGAGCAGataagaggtttttttttgagCATGCACTGATGTTGATAAGATTGTCGAGAAGAACAGACTATTGAGGCTGTGGTCCCCGCGCGTAAAAACCTCACCGATGATCCCGATCGGTCGCGCTCTCGGGTCCGCTGATCTAATTTGCGTCAGTTTACTTTCTGTCCAGTTATTAATGAAATTTCATCAGCGCGTTTCAAGACTTCCGCGATAGTCGTTCGCGCAATTTCTGTTCCTTACGCAAGCGGTGACACACTGAAGCTGTTTCCTTCTCGGAGTGAATAGTGTCGCTCTATAGCAAAAGCGTGCCCGAGTTCATGCGTCTCTTTGTGCGGGTCTTTCTGCGATCACTTCCGAAGAAAACTGGTACTTACCTTCTGCTCTAAATATCTGCTGCTCGTGTGAGTCGCTCGATATCACGCTGTTAGTCCCGCCCCCGTGATCCCGCCACCCAATCACGCTCTACTATTCAAAAGAATGGACTTTTTTTTAGCCAATCACGATGCAAGGAGCTGCCTGTCTAAATGATCACAAATTAAgtataaagaaacattaaatcaGTACTACGTTTGGAATaccttttataacattattaatattatgaatcagcggttgttttgtttatgttttgcgtttaaatttaaattttaaataattttttgtcagtttattagttttttaaaaaatgtgttctatttattttattgaattttttggAACTTGAACTTAAACTTTCTTATGTTAGTTgccaataaaaaattatatatagccTACTATTAGACCGGCTTTGATGTGGAATATGGTTTAGTGCTCTAAAACAGTACGAAACAAACACTAAATACAACAcagtatagatagatagatagatagatagatagatagatagatagatagatagatagatagatagatagatagatagatagatagatagatagatagaacggtTAAATTATGGTTTGTTCGTTGCAGTTCTGATGTTTAACGATAGGGGTCAGAGCTGATTGTCACTTAAACAGAAGAAACATATTAAACCAAGCCTCTGGCATAAAAAAGAGAAttgttttggaataaaaaaaatgcacatgcgCAAATAAAATTCTCCGAAATTGTGGGTTGTTTTCTCTCACGAAAAGGAAGCGTTTTGAACTGCGGTGTAGTTCCGGTGTCGTCCGTCAGAGGGCGCTCTGAGCCGATCCGCGGTTAAACTACAGCGACGTTTGACCGACCGGAAGTGAACCTTCTGTTTATTCTTTGCGGGCTCTGTGTGCTGATTTTCCTCGAGATTCGTCTCACGTTAATCGCGGTTTGGTAAGAGATTTCTTAATCCCCAGGAAGAATAATGCCtttctttaaaggtttatatgGCTATACGTTACGTATCGTCGGTGTTTCGACCGTACGGTTTACGCGGgatttcattgtttttccatgctgctgtttgtttttgtgtgtttcgaTATTTCCTTTAGATCCTCTAAATACCACGgtgttaaaactaaataaacacaaacattaaaaaacatgccAGCTAGATGTACACCAGTTTAAGTGTAAAATTGTATTGTAGTTTACGTTTGCTTTAAGACAAAGTGCATTAAGTGGGTTATTCTGTTGTTAGAAGGAATGCCCGTTAATTTTACGTTATTTTAGACGCTAAATGTTATTGTCTGAAGGTTACCattctctgtgtttatgttgtaAACCTCATTATTGCGAAAGCAGGCTGCTCCTGTTGACTGTGTCTGTTTGACACAAGCGGCTCCTTCGCCTGATGTTCGCAGGTTGCTTTAAAGTATACTTCGGTCTCGTTTTCTTTCTGCTTTCTCCTCCGTGAAGCAAAAGATGGGACGCAGAAAGTCGAAGAGAAAACCCCCTCCCAAGAAAAAGATGACGGGAAACCTGGACACCCAGTTTACCTGCCCCTTCTGTAACCACGAGAAGTCATGCGACGTTAAGATGTAAGAATAAAACCCCTTGAGTGTTACCTAAAGATCTGCTAGAGTTGACCGAACCGTCCCTGATGCACAACTCTTCTGTTTTATTCCAGGGAACGAAGTCGAAATACGGGGATAATATCCTGTACTGTGTGTCTAGAGGAATTTCAGACACCAATAACTTGTATCCTTCTCGACATTTGATGAGTTGTAAGAGTAtgattaactatatatatatatatatatatatatatatatatatatatatatatatatatatatatatatatatatatatatatgtgtgtgtatatatatatatgatgtatatatgtgtgtgtgtgtgtatatatatatatatatgtgtgtatgtatatatatatatatatatatatatatatatatatatatatatatatatatatatatatatatatccatccatccatccatccaagaCATATcttgtgaatgggtgccgtcaaaacaTCATAATAACACACAAGTAATGCACACCACTCCAGGCCATCGGTTAATGTCTTACGAAGTTAAAAGCTGAGGGTACATAAAGAAAAGTGTCTTAATTAACACGTCTCTGTTAACCTTTTTAAGCAGATTTTGGGGGTGGATCATTTGTTGTCGGTCTTGTCCTTAATCGCTCCCTCAGATCTGTCGGAGCCGGTGGACGTGTACAGTGATTGGATAGATGCTTGTGAAGCGGCCAATCAGTAGTTTCAGACGTCACAGACGACCAAATACGCTTAAAgactcttgtttgtttttaaaactccTGTATTGATTCACCGATCGGTTTTGTGTTGAAGCTGAAAGAATCGTCTAATAAAGCCACAGATGGAGGTTCAGGCGACGCTGAGATGAGGATGATTTCAAATCCAGCCTTTTCCCTTTGATTGGTGTTACAGAAAATGCAACAGGCGcgattaatttagaaaaaaagctGTTCTCGATGTCTTTTCGGTTTGTTCCTAATCCTTCagtttgtcatgtttattttacaatttaggTTTTTATAAGACCATGTAGTGTcaataaacatttgcatattttctgtGTTCCGTTTCTGTCGTGGAAAAGTTTTCAACCAGTGCTCGTGGATATAATAAAGAGAAGTCATTTGAAAATAGTGATTTATTAGTTTTCACTTGCTCAGCCTTTGTTGGTAAGCCTTATAAATAAAGACGTCAGAAGCATTAACGCAAGAGGGACACGCTGCATCACCTTCAGTGAGAAACAAACATAATTCACCGTCGCATGATCTCGTGTTCAGCCGTAATGAAACTCCTTAACACTGACAGAAATGAAATTTGAGAGACTTTTGGATCGATTTGCACGAGGGTGAGATCTAGTCGtgtctgaaatttttttttaaatagctgaaTATATTAACTCTGCACATTAAAACCTGCTTTATACGTGGATCGTGAGCAGGTCTCGCCCGGCTGGGAGTGGCATCACTTGCATATACGCAGGTTTACTAAAATCATTTCCATATAACTATTGGTAGGGAgctgtttttcttaaaaaaaaaaaaaaaaaaaaaaaaagacattttaaggtATTTTCACAGTATGattaggtatttaaaaaaaaacgacagtAGTTCTCTGTATGTCTGTCTACTCTTTTTGTGAGTTTACTAAactgaatcaaaaaaaaaaaagccccaaaTCCTCCCTATATACTGccttaagtaataataaaaatcacttcattaaaataatgcagataAACTGCTTGAAATACTCATGTGCACTACAAAAGACATGTACTCCTCACTTCATCGGCTTGAGGTTTTGGCTTCCTCTCCACAAGCAATGTTTTGTGTTTCCCCCCGACAGGACGTGGAGGACAAGCCCGGGATCAACATCCTCCGGCGGCGCTCCCGTCAGACAAACACCAACGACACGAAACGCACCTGAAATTGGCGAATCAGAATTGCCCGAGAAGCACGAGCAGGTGTGCTTTTAAATTGTCACGCGAGACGACGGCGTTTCAATGTCGTTTTGAAGCGCGTGGCTGAATGACGGCGTCCACAAAGAACATCCAGACCAACTCTCAGAGGCAGTAGTTAAAGTACGTTCGGGATTCTTCGGGAAATTGGCAGCAGTGGGGCGTCTTTGGTGGATTTCCTCTTCCTCCGTCCAATCAAAAGAGCATCAGGGAACCTTTAAAAGCTGGAGTGACTAAATCCACTGAAAATGCACTATATGGGGAAGTGTCTTGCTCATctaggttgcatttatttgatcagaaataccgTATACtgcaatactgtgaaatattattgcaattgcagatcactgtttttattgttgcatattttaaaatgtaatttgtcaccaaagttgaattttcagcatcattacagcTTCACCGCCGCATGATCCGTCAGAAATCATTATGATATTCTGattacatttctgattattattaatgttgggGTAATGTTGGGTTTTTggtgctttttattaaaaaacatgtttaaatcaATACTTAAACAATACACTGCCATTTAAAAAGGTAGGGTgcaatttttaaagaaaatatttttttttctagaaaggATCCGttaaatcgatcaaaag carries:
- the elof1 gene encoding transcription elongation factor 1 homolog, translated to MGRRKSKRKPPPKKKMTGNLDTQFTCPFCNHEKSCDVKMERSRNTGIISCTVCLEEFQTPITYLSEPVDVYSDWIDACEAANQ